GAATTTGATGTTTTTGTAATGAGGGTTGACCTAAAAGAGGCAAAAGAATTAATTGAGGCATATGAGGGAGGCGAAAATGGAACTAATGATGATGACAATGCGTGAAGTAAAAGAATACCTCAAGACCAACCAAACTATCATTATTCCCATTGGCGCAACAGAGGAGCACTCGGATGCACTTCCCCTTGGGACAGACACAATTACTGCAGAGGCGCTTGCAAAAAGATTGGGAGAAGTTACAGATAGGGTTGTAGGACCAACAATAAATGTAGGGAATTGCCATTCAATAACATATGGATTTACAGGGACGATTTCAATAAGCCCAACAACCCTTATAAGTTATCTTAAAGACTATATCACCTCGCTACACTATCACGGCTTTAGAAATTTCTTTTTTGTAAACGGACACGGCGGAAATATTGCTCCACTTAGATGTGCTTTCG
The nucleotide sequence above comes from Caldisericum sp.. Encoded proteins:
- a CDS encoding creatininase family protein, translating into MELMMMTMREVKEYLKTNQTIIIPIGATEEHSDALPLGTDTITAEALAKRLGEVTDRVVGPTINVGNCHSITYGFTGTISISPTTLISYLKDYITSLHYHGFRNFFFVNGHGGNIAPLRCAFDELANTLTNSKFLVSSWWLMEELKELYDNAGHAGRGEVSMILYLNKSLVKTEFLTEEKRPMPKYYVTNDLARKYITVTGIINDTQEGSVELGEKLFNASIEAMAKLLRHLEES